In one Candidatus Zymogenus saltonus genomic region, the following are encoded:
- the mtnA gene encoding S-methyl-5-thioribose-1-phosphate isomerase — protein MSFRTIRWLGSAVEILDQTLLPQEERYITLKDPNDVFEAIKKLRIRGAPAIGVAAAMGIALGAKQINYSDDKDFAAKLTGVAELLASSRPTAKNLFWAVDRMMAAAKKTGENPDEITAELEREALKIYHEDIEINRKMGQNGASLLTSGETVMTHCNAGALATAGYGTALSVVRRAVEEGKDIKVIATETRPLLQGSRLTVWELTADNIDVTLITDNMCGYVMREKKIDKVIVGADRIAANGDVANKIGTYTLAVVALENDVPFFVAAPISTIDIDTKSGEDIPIEERDPDEVREFMGKASTLKGVKVFNPAFDVTPNHLVSGIITERGILYPPYDVSISGIVKEV, from the coding sequence ATGTCATTTCGGACGATAAGATGGCTCGGCAGCGCCGTGGAGATATTAGACCAGACCCTCCTCCCCCAGGAAGAGAGATACATCACCCTTAAAGATCCGAACGATGTTTTTGAGGCCATAAAAAAGCTTCGGATACGGGGCGCTCCCGCCATAGGCGTTGCGGCGGCGATGGGGATCGCCCTGGGCGCAAAGCAGATCAATTACTCCGACGATAAAGATTTTGCCGCAAAACTGACCGGTGTCGCAGAGCTCCTTGCCTCCTCCCGCCCGACGGCCAAGAACCTCTTCTGGGCGGTAGATAGGATGATGGCGGCTGCAAAAAAGACCGGGGAGAATCCGGACGAGATAACCGCGGAGCTCGAGAGGGAGGCCCTCAAAATATATCATGAGGATATTGAGATAAACAGAAAGATGGGGCAAAACGGCGCCTCCCTCTTGACGTCGGGAGAAACCGTTATGACCCACTGCAACGCCGGCGCGCTGGCCACGGCCGGATACGGCACGGCCCTCTCGGTTGTCAGAAGGGCGGTCGAGGAGGGCAAAGATATAAAGGTAATCGCAACGGAGACGAGGCCCCTCCTCCAGGGGAGCAGGCTTACCGTCTGGGAGCTGACCGCCGACAACATAGATGTAACGCTAATCACCGACAACATGTGCGGTTACGTCATGAGGGAGAAAAAGATAGACAAGGTGATCGTGGGCGCAGACAGGATCGCGGCAAACGGCGATGTGGCAAATAAAATCGGCACCTATACCCTGGCCGTCGTCGCCCTGGAGAACGATGTGCCCTTCTTTGTGGCTGCCCCCATCTCCACGATAGACATAGATACGAAGAGCGGTGAGGACATCCCCATCGAAGAGCGCGACCCCGATGAGGTGAGGGAGTTTATGGGAAAGGCCTCGACCTTAAAGGGGGTCAAGGTATTCAACCCCGCCTTTGACGTCACCCCCAATCACCTCGTTAGCGGCATAATCACCGAAAGGGGAATCCTCTACCCCCCCTACGACGTGAGTATAAGCGGTATTGTAAAGGAAGTCTGA